A DNA window from Rhizobium sp. NXC14 contains the following coding sequences:
- a CDS encoding alpha/beta fold hydrolase: MSSHEQNSFFRQRRAVLAGLAGALVLPRMATAFDVPDEPRLAKHDYAAVRRRFRTKLLQKGPAPDKYEPLTAPADAEKIFYRSGYGGELELVAWVSRYKRERTAKPAVLFLHGGNAMGIGHWQLMKPYMDAGYVVMMPSLRGENGQRGNFSGFYDEVDDVLAATERLAHLPGVDSGRLFIAGHSIGGTLTMLTAMSSQKFRAAAPISGNPNAFRFFSRYPQDIRFDDSDAHEFEVRSALCYAHSFKCPIRVVHGTEESHFNDRADLLARRARAAGVHIETDTVAGNHTSALPAEIEQSIRFFHGVAA, translated from the coding sequence CCGCCTTCGATGTCCCCGACGAGCCGCGCCTTGCCAAGCACGACTATGCCGCGGTCCGCCGCCGCTTCCGCACGAAACTCCTGCAAAAGGGGCCGGCGCCGGATAAATACGAACCGCTGACCGCGCCTGCCGACGCCGAGAAGATATTCTACCGCTCCGGCTATGGCGGCGAGCTAGAACTGGTGGCATGGGTTTCCCGGTACAAACGCGAGCGCACTGCCAAGCCGGCCGTGCTCTTCCTGCATGGCGGCAATGCCATGGGCATCGGCCATTGGCAGCTGATGAAGCCCTACATGGATGCCGGCTATGTCGTGATGATGCCGTCGCTGCGCGGCGAAAACGGCCAGAGGGGCAATTTCTCCGGCTTCTACGATGAGGTCGACGATGTGCTTGCCGCAACCGAGCGCCTGGCGCATCTGCCGGGCGTCGATTCCGGCCGCCTGTTTATCGCCGGCCATAGCATCGGCGGCACGCTGACCATGCTGACGGCGATGAGCAGCCAAAAATTCCGCGCCGCCGCGCCGATTTCGGGCAATCCGAACGCCTTCCGTTTCTTCAGCCGCTATCCGCAGGACATCCGCTTCGACGACAGCGATGCGCATGAATTCGAGGTGCGCTCGGCGCTCTGTTACGCCCACAGCTTCAAATGCCCTATCCGGGTCGTCCACGGTACGGAAGAGTCACATTTCAACGACCGCGCCGATCTGCTCGCCCGCCGCGCCCGCGCCGCCGGCGTCCATATCGAGACCGACACCGTCGCCGGCAACCACACCTCGGCGTTGCCGGCCGAGATCGAACAGAGCATCCGCTTCTTCCACGGTGTGGCGGCGTAA